One window of Misgurnus anguillicaudatus chromosome 13, ASM2758022v2, whole genome shotgun sequence genomic DNA carries:
- the LOC129431370 gene encoding uncharacterized protein, translated as MGGPVDGTRLIQSLKPRLIDALMEDADFVLQHCHSLNILSNNEYNNIKDINNRSKQVRDILDYVIHKGNKSALEFLRLLRRPDMQDTFPKLEVLQDLSINKRKAPKSIETTAKRKTELENNVLSEQPCMSNSRMVTEKEMMKVAGCIGNSWREVGIMALEMSTTTLQQIEEDYKLHKERVFAMLRRWSMRERDGATASCLYNLLTQEENCVDPRNINFLLENN; from the exons ATGGGTGGACCAGTAGATGGCACCAGGCTTATTCAGAGTCTAAAGCCTCGTCTTATAGATGCCCTAATGGAAGATGCGGATTTTGTCCTGCAACATTGCCATTCCCTAAACATACTGTCCAATAATGAATACAACAATATCAAAGACATTAATAACCGATCAAAGCAGGTTCGGGATATCCTGGATTATGTGATTCACAAAGGCAATAAAAGTGCACTGGAATTCCTGAGGTTGCTGAGAAGACCAGACATGCAAGACACATTTCCAAAACTAGAGGTGCTTCAAGACCTGTCAATCAACAAACGAAAAGCCCCAAAATCTATAG aaacaacagcaaaaagaaaaacagagcTGGAAAACAATGTTCTCAGCGAGCAGCCGTGCATGAGCA ATTCCAGAATGGTGACAGAGAAGGAGATGATGAAGGTCGCCGGATGCATTGGGAACAGCTGGAGGGAGGTGGGCATCATGGCACTGGAAATGAGCACCACTACTCTTCAACAGATCGAGGAGGATTACAAATTACACAAAGAACGCGTTTTTGCCATGTTGCGACGATGGAGCATGCGCGAGAGGGATGGGGCCACGGCATCCTGTCTCTATAACCTCTTAACCCAAGAGGAGAACTGCGTGGACCCCCGGAATATAAACTTTTTGCTGGAAAACAACTGA